A window of Rufibacter sp. LB8 contains these coding sequences:
- the meaB gene encoding methylmalonyl Co-A mutase-associated GTPase MeaB: MLKRFSPAAYAEGVLSGNRVLLSRAITLVESTLASDQELAHQVMELILPHAGKSVRVGITGVPGVGKSTFIEAFGSHILAEHGKKLAVLAIDPTSQRTGGSILGDKTRMETLAANPNAYIRPSPAGKTLGGVARSTRESMLLCEAAGFNVIFVETVGVGQSETAVHEMVDFFLLLMLAGAGDELQGIKKGIMEMADAIAITKADGANQLAATSAQAEYRSALHLFPASASGWTPQVSVCSAYEKAGLAPIWQWVEEYAQLTQTNGYFQQRRQDQNLHWLKQSIRQSLEERFYQNSAIQREWETVAQQVSGGEKSPFAAAAHLLRLT, translated from the coding sequence GTGCTTAAAAGATTTTCGCCCGCTGCCTACGCTGAAGGAGTTTTATCCGGGAACCGGGTATTGCTGAGCCGTGCCATCACGTTGGTGGAAAGCACCTTGGCCTCTGACCAGGAACTGGCGCACCAGGTCATGGAGTTAATTCTGCCGCACGCGGGAAAGTCAGTCCGGGTGGGCATAACGGGCGTGCCGGGCGTGGGCAAGAGCACGTTTATTGAGGCCTTCGGGAGCCATATTCTCGCGGAGCACGGCAAAAAGCTGGCGGTGCTGGCCATTGACCCTACCAGCCAACGCACCGGAGGCAGCATTCTGGGCGACAAAACCCGCATGGAAACCCTGGCCGCCAACCCAAATGCGTACATCAGGCCATCGCCGGCCGGCAAAACCCTGGGTGGCGTGGCCCGCAGCACCCGTGAAAGCATGCTCCTCTGCGAAGCCGCCGGTTTCAACGTCATTTTTGTGGAGACTGTGGGCGTGGGCCAATCTGAGACGGCCGTACACGAAATGGTGGATTTTTTTCTGCTTTTAATGCTGGCCGGGGCCGGCGATGAACTGCAGGGCATCAAAAAAGGCATCATGGAAATGGCAGACGCCATCGCCATCACCAAAGCAGACGGCGCTAACCAGTTGGCGGCCACCAGCGCCCAGGCTGAATACCGTAGCGCTCTGCATTTATTTCCGGCCAGCGCTTCGGGTTGGACGCCGCAAGTGAGCGTCTGTTCAGCCTATGAAAAAGCGGGGCTGGCACCCATCTGGCAATGGGTGGAAGAGTACGCACAACTCACCCAGACGAACGGCTATTTCCAGCAGCGTCGGCAAGACCAGAACCTGCACTGGCTCAAACAGAGCATAAGGCAGAGCCTGGAAGAGCGCTTTTACCAAAACTCTGCCATTCAGCGTGAGTGGGAAACGGTGGCCCAACAGGTGTCAGGGGGAGAGAAATCACCTTTCGCGGCGGCGGCGCATTTGCTTCGGCTTACCTAG
- a CDS encoding DUF3857 domain-containing protein, which translates to MRPHLSLSRRLVAFLLLLVFLLPSVPTMAAAPAPLEAAWLKFHENKRAEARELFKKATADPALKAEAHLGLSFLATLDRTAPEAFSEFMQFFKASENPYPYVYALWTSPSVTGGNGKKSAEQLAFLKQLTTDPKADGTLKAMANSMLGSHFEASNQLATAHQHYNAIGALDKWQMVGEFENMSGSGFNKDFGPLGKPESTATFVNKHGATVSWFTPPASRNDKWIDFTYHFYSSDASIYAQTFVTSPKDQQVQLRLGVSGSLKAWVNDRLVFADDVERNNDLDTYLTSVNLKKGVNRILVQVGESYAGRSNFLARLTNEQGQPVAGLTSTAATQAYAKETGPIPATLPLPYEQFFLSQTKKDSKQLLPQIMLAQTYLRNDKTSDARRVIKETKKLIPNSSYLVMRQLEAYQREENRTSLTTSLEWLKEHDPELPFALDLRFDEELEKENYTQALELLDKMESQLGADESIMEKRIKVLSKKEQYNEVIKLAEKGYASYPGNATFMELKYMIEKNVNKNQTGAANVLKKYLKDNRSYPISQRLASIYFDKGDMNNGLKLYNQYLQEEPVAVGIQHTLANIYAQAQNHKLAEEAYRKTLQISPYIGKYWADLAKTLKAQDKTDEALTAYRKALHLSPTDYTSLKELRQLENKKDVFSYFPQNDVYAVIKAAPKAATYPEHHSVILLDDVQKVVYKGGASEERRTMVVKIFNPQGVEFWKEYGVGYHNMQRYLMEKGEVVKQNGSKVPAESNDGQLVFTNLEPGDAIHVTYKLENHLLGKLAPHFWDRHFFTHFFPSKTTRYSLLVDPETKFQYKVTQKALEPKISTADEFKLYVWEQQDQPALKSEDKMPVLADIGQTLYISSFPDWKFISNWYADLAAAKARPDFEVKQAVEDVFTGKPNLNPVQKAQAIYEYITTNITYSSIPFRQSGIVPQRPADVLSTKIGDCKDVSTLFVAMCREAGVSAQLVLVNTRDNGYDDLVLPSIDFNHCIAKVNLPDGKELFVELTSNFLPFGSLYQGMLQSGILEIDDEQSQANRTLAHLNPKTRPMNQIERKVQVKLVDNDLSVVEENVKTGAMAADAKQRYRDAGQQERERIVQQAISDQLPSVKVTSLTFKGLDGPQDSVSCRIAYQANDVVTQVGGMSLFALPWTNRATARDFTFSDETRIAALDLSQMLYADRDRETITMTLPTKKLLAELPTPVKLSCTVAEYSLTFKKVNDQLVFTRELKFTKDIIQPQEMAAFQAFYKKVIAADARQLALK; encoded by the coding sequence ATGCGTCCGCATCTTTCCCTTTCCCGTCGGCTGGTAGCGTTCCTGTTGCTGTTGGTGTTTTTGCTGCCGTCTGTGCCAACCATGGCGGCGGCCCCAGCCCCGCTTGAGGCGGCCTGGCTAAAGTTTCATGAGAACAAGCGCGCTGAGGCCCGCGAGCTCTTTAAAAAAGCCACCGCAGACCCCGCGCTCAAAGCCGAAGCCCACTTAGGACTCTCGTTTTTGGCCACCTTAGACCGCACGGCTCCAGAGGCATTCTCTGAGTTTATGCAGTTTTTTAAGGCTTCTGAGAACCCATACCCGTATGTGTATGCCCTCTGGACCTCCCCGTCTGTGACTGGCGGCAACGGCAAGAAATCTGCGGAGCAACTGGCGTTCCTGAAACAACTCACCACAGACCCCAAAGCCGACGGCACCCTGAAAGCCATGGCGAACTCCATGCTGGGCAGCCATTTTGAGGCCAGCAACCAGTTGGCCACCGCCCACCAGCACTACAACGCCATTGGCGCCTTAGACAAATGGCAGATGGTGGGCGAGTTCGAGAACATGTCGGGCAGCGGGTTCAACAAAGACTTCGGGCCCTTGGGTAAGCCCGAGAGTACTGCCACGTTTGTGAACAAGCACGGCGCCACCGTTTCGTGGTTCACGCCGCCGGCCAGCCGAAATGACAAATGGATTGACTTCACCTACCACTTCTATTCCAGTGATGCGTCAATCTACGCCCAGACGTTTGTCACCAGCCCCAAAGACCAACAGGTGCAATTGCGTCTGGGGGTTTCCGGCTCCTTGAAAGCGTGGGTGAATGATCGCCTGGTGTTTGCCGATGACGTGGAACGTAACAATGACCTGGACACGTATTTGACTTCGGTGAACCTAAAAAAAGGCGTAAACCGAATTCTGGTGCAGGTAGGTGAAAGCTACGCCGGCCGGTCAAACTTCCTGGCGCGCCTCACCAATGAGCAGGGCCAACCTGTTGCAGGCCTCACCTCTACCGCTGCTACCCAGGCCTATGCCAAAGAAACCGGCCCAATTCCGGCCACGCTGCCTTTGCCGTATGAACAGTTCTTTTTGAGCCAGACCAAGAAAGACAGCAAGCAACTTCTTCCGCAGATCATGCTGGCGCAAACGTACCTTCGCAATGACAAAACCTCAGACGCCCGCCGGGTGATCAAAGAAACCAAGAAACTGATTCCCAACAGCAGCTACCTGGTCATGCGCCAGCTGGAGGCCTACCAACGGGAAGAAAACCGCACCTCGCTCACTACTTCTTTGGAATGGCTGAAAGAACATGACCCCGAACTGCCATTTGCCTTAGACCTTCGGTTTGACGAGGAACTGGAAAAAGAGAACTACACCCAAGCCCTGGAATTGCTGGATAAAATGGAGAGCCAACTAGGCGCAGACGAGTCCATCATGGAAAAGCGCATAAAGGTGCTTTCTAAGAAAGAGCAGTACAATGAAGTGATTAAACTGGCAGAGAAAGGCTACGCCAGCTACCCGGGCAACGCCACGTTCATGGAACTTAAATACATGATTGAGAAGAACGTGAACAAAAACCAGACGGGCGCGGCCAACGTGCTCAAAAAATACCTGAAAGACAACCGTTCCTACCCTATCTCGCAGCGCCTGGCCTCCATCTATTTTGACAAAGGCGACATGAACAACGGCCTGAAACTGTACAACCAGTATCTGCAGGAAGAACCCGTGGCCGTGGGCATTCAGCATACGTTGGCCAATATTTACGCCCAGGCCCAGAACCACAAACTAGCCGAGGAAGCCTACCGCAAAACGTTGCAGATTTCGCCCTACATTGGCAAATACTGGGCAGACCTAGCCAAGACCCTCAAAGCGCAGGACAAAACCGACGAGGCCTTAACCGCCTACCGCAAAGCCCTGCACCTGAGCCCGACGGATTATACCAGCTTGAAAGAACTTCGGCAGTTGGAGAACAAGAAAGACGTGTTTTCTTACTTCCCGCAGAATGACGTGTATGCCGTGATCAAAGCCGCGCCCAAAGCCGCCACCTACCCAGAACACCACAGCGTGATTTTGTTGGATGACGTGCAGAAAGTGGTGTACAAAGGCGGCGCCTCAGAGGAAAGACGCACCATGGTGGTGAAAATTTTCAATCCGCAGGGCGTGGAGTTCTGGAAAGAATACGGCGTGGGCTACCACAACATGCAGCGCTACCTTATGGAGAAAGGCGAAGTGGTGAAGCAGAACGGCAGCAAAGTGCCCGCTGAAAGCAATGACGGCCAACTGGTGTTCACCAACCTGGAACCCGGCGATGCCATTCACGTGACCTATAAATTAGAGAACCACCTGTTAGGAAAACTGGCCCCGCATTTCTGGGACCGCCATTTCTTCACGCACTTCTTCCCGTCCAAGACCACGCGTTACAGTCTATTGGTTGACCCCGAGACCAAGTTCCAGTACAAAGTGACTCAGAAAGCCCTGGAGCCTAAAATCTCCACCGCTGACGAGTTCAAGTTGTATGTGTGGGAGCAGCAGGACCAGCCCGCGCTCAAGAGCGAAGACAAAATGCCCGTGTTGGCTGACATTGGGCAAACGCTCTACATCTCCTCTTTCCCGGACTGGAAATTCATCTCCAACTGGTACGCAGACCTGGCCGCCGCCAAAGCCAGACCAGATTTTGAGGTAAAACAGGCCGTGGAGGATGTGTTCACAGGTAAACCCAACCTGAACCCCGTGCAGAAGGCGCAGGCCATCTATGAATACATCACCACCAACATCACGTACAGTTCCATTCCGTTCCGGCAGAGCGGCATTGTGCCGCAGCGCCCCGCAGACGTGCTGAGCACCAAGATAGGCGATTGCAAAGACGTGTCTACCCTGTTTGTGGCCATGTGCCGCGAGGCAGGCGTGTCGGCGCAGTTGGTGCTGGTGAACACCCGTGACAACGGCTATGATGACCTGGTGCTGCCTTCCATTGACTTTAACCACTGCATAGCCAAAGTAAACCTGCCAGACGGCAAAGAGCTGTTTGTGGAGTTGACGTCTAATTTCCTGCCTTTCGGGAGTTTGTACCAGGGCATGTTGCAAAGTGGTATTCTGGAGATTGACGATGAGCAGAGCCAGGCCAACCGTACGCTGGCCCACCTGAACCCCAAAACACGCCCCATGAACCAGATTGAGCGCAAAGTGCAGGTGAAACTGGTAGACAATGACCTGAGCGTGGTGGAAGAAAACGTGAAGACCGGGGCCATGGCCGCCGACGCCAAACAACGGTACCGTGATGCCGGCCAGCAGGAGCGCGAGCGCATTGTGCAGCAGGCCATCTCAGACCAACTGCCCAGCGTAAAAGTAACCTCGCTCACGTTCAAAGGCTTAGATGGCCCGCAAGACTCGGTGAGTTGCCGCATTGCCTACCAGGCCAATGACGTGGTGACGCAGGTAGGCGGCATGTCTCTGTTTGCCTTGCCCTGGACCAACCGCGCCACCGCCCGTGACTTCACCTTCAGTGATGAAACCCGCATTGCGGCCCTGGACCTCTCCCAGATGCTCTACGCCGACCGTGACCGCGAAACCATCACCATGACCTTGCCCACCAAGAAACTCCTGGCCGAGCTTCCCACGCCGGTGAAACTCTCCTGCACCGTGGCCGAGTACAGCCTCACGTTCAAGAAAGTAAACGACCAACTGGTTTTCACCCGTGAACTGAAGTTTACCAAAGACATCATTCAACCCCAGGAAATGGCCGCATTCCAGGCCTTCTACAAAAAAGTGATTGCCGCCGATGCCCGGCAACTTGCCTTGAAATAA
- a CDS encoding T9SS type A sorting domain-containing protein — MTRLVAFLFTFMLCSRAADAQHANPTSASEVLQKYNQKKQRTSFTSASSFFSPETIARLLKEKKKSGAKRNARTAPEWCYETGTIQSLEGGVERFFEERLTYSTPDAYQMVVRELDANGIFLQTVGSGSASVGTDDTLRYELKEKVQDGSMQPKRVYKAVYDAPSDSFKPVFTKEYTRHSSASSAGLDVTTYKYHYNHLQGLQYEILSEDEGTQGGQAYYDGVKILHYENGSYEAFRSVNKGQWINDEKAVVQKTGNKTYVRQFANLGTGSWVLYNTITYTYNTANVLIEELHQDLTGESLKKVYTYQNGNLISVDQFITHPENAALWYATVSELRTYNAANQLEEKRHVNIINGDPGNTFNGDRFTYTYYPAGHAAAGKLHVESKFMAGGPDGWQPASRITYSYTPDGKYTSYSVESMNRGATELSHVVYYETDDRNLLVKEETIEYGFGTPIAYHKKAMTYLECSTILSTHDEVAASAKILSTFPNPAQENISMAFNLSKASAVTVTVLSQTGQKVRSLQEKHLAGGAQVLTLPVQDLAAGLYLVQVQTADGTKTTRFIKN; from the coding sequence ATGACACGTTTAGTAGCCTTTCTTTTCACTTTTATGCTCTGCAGCAGAGCCGCAGATGCACAGCATGCAAATCCAACCTCAGCCTCTGAAGTTTTACAGAAATACAACCAGAAGAAACAGCGTACCTCTTTTACGTCGGCCAGCTCGTTCTTCTCTCCTGAAACCATAGCCAGACTCCTCAAGGAGAAAAAGAAATCTGGGGCAAAACGCAATGCGCGCACTGCGCCGGAATGGTGCTATGAAACGGGAACCATTCAGTCTTTAGAAGGTGGCGTGGAGCGTTTCTTTGAGGAGCGGCTCACCTATTCCACCCCAGACGCTTACCAAATGGTAGTGCGTGAACTGGATGCCAATGGCATTTTTCTGCAGACGGTGGGCAGCGGGTCGGCGAGCGTAGGTACAGATGACACCTTGCGGTATGAACTGAAAGAGAAGGTGCAAGATGGCAGCATGCAGCCCAAGCGCGTGTATAAAGCAGTCTACGACGCCCCCAGTGATTCATTCAAACCAGTGTTCACGAAGGAATACACCCGGCACTCCTCCGCCTCGTCCGCTGGCCTTGATGTGACTACTTACAAATACCATTACAACCACCTGCAGGGCCTGCAGTATGAAATTCTGTCGGAAGATGAAGGCACCCAAGGCGGTCAAGCGTATTATGACGGCGTAAAAATCCTCCACTATGAAAACGGCAGCTATGAGGCATTTAGGTCTGTCAACAAAGGCCAATGGATCAATGATGAAAAAGCGGTGGTGCAAAAGACTGGAAACAAAACCTATGTGCGGCAATTCGCCAACCTGGGCACGGGGTCCTGGGTGCTGTACAACACCATCACGTACACCTACAATACGGCCAACGTGCTTATAGAGGAACTGCACCAAGACCTCACCGGCGAGTCACTGAAAAAAGTGTACACGTACCAAAACGGCAACCTCATATCAGTGGACCAATTTATCACGCATCCAGAAAATGCCGCGCTGTGGTACGCCACTGTGAGCGAGCTCAGAACCTACAACGCCGCCAACCAGTTAGAGGAAAAAAGACACGTCAATATTATCAACGGTGATCCAGGCAACACCTTCAACGGCGACCGATTCACCTACACATACTATCCTGCGGGCCATGCGGCAGCCGGAAAACTGCACGTTGAAAGCAAATTCATGGCCGGCGGGCCAGACGGCTGGCAACCTGCCTCCCGCATTACTTATAGCTACACCCCAGACGGCAAATACACTTCCTATTCCGTGGAAAGCATGAACCGCGGCGCCACAGAACTCAGCCACGTGGTGTATTATGAAACCGATGACCGGAACCTGTTGGTGAAGGAAGAAACCATTGAGTATGGCTTTGGCACTCCCATTGCCTACCACAAAAAAGCCATGACTTATTTGGAGTGCTCCACCATTTTGAGCACCCATGATGAGGTAGCCGCGAGCGCCAAGATTCTGTCGACCTTTCCTAACCCGGCGCAGGAAAACATCTCCATGGCCTTCAACCTTTCAAAGGCTTCTGCCGTAACTGTCACGGTTCTCAGCCAGACCGGCCAGAAGGTGCGGTCACTGCAGGAGAAGCATTTGGCCGGTGGCGCGCAGGTACTTACCCTGCCGGTGCAGGACTTGGCCGCCGGTCTTTACCTGGTGCAGGTGCAAACCGCAGACGGGACCAAGACCACCCGTTTTATCAAGAATTAG
- the scpA gene encoding methylmalonyl-CoA mutase → MKPDFTKIPFTFSGSVSETKPKPAPKTWKTAERLPLQNFYTKEDTQAFEHLDFAAGLPPYLRGPYSTMYVKNPWTIRQYAGFSTAEESNAFYRRNLAAGQKGLSVAFDLATHRGYDSDHPRVVGDVGKAGVAIDSILDMKILFDQIPLDQMSVSMTMNGAVLPILAFYIVAAEEQGVKPEQLSGTIQNDILKEFMVRNTYIYPPEPSMKIIADIFAYTSRHMPKFNSISISGYHMQEAGATADLELAYTLADGLEYVRTGLAAGMDIDTFAPRLSFFWAIGMNHFMEIAKMRAARMLWAKIIKQFNPKSDKSLALRTHCQTSGWSLTEQDPFNNVARTTVEAMAAALGGTQSLHTNALDEAIALPTDFSARIARNTQIYLQQETHITKTVDPWGGSYYVEALTHELAHKAWDLIQEVERLGGMSKAIETGLPKMRIEEAAARKQARIDAGKDVIVGVNKFKPESEQPLEILDIDNTAVREAQLARLAHLRENRDDAAVFAAMDALTNAAETGEGNLLELAVQAARVRCSLGEISYALEKVFGRHRATIRSISGVYSSEISDDENFGKAQALADQFAAQEGRRPRIMVAKMGQDGHDRGSKVIATSFADLGFDVDLGPLFQTPEEVALQAAENDVHVVGVSSLAAGHKTLIPSLIAELKKLGREDIMVIAGGVIPAQDYQFLFDAGVSGVFGPGTVISVAAQEILEKLLKG, encoded by the coding sequence ATGAAACCAGATTTCACCAAAATACCGTTCACGTTTTCGGGCTCTGTTTCTGAAACGAAGCCAAAACCAGCACCTAAAACCTGGAAGACCGCTGAGCGCTTGCCTTTGCAAAACTTCTACACCAAGGAAGACACGCAGGCCTTTGAGCACTTAGACTTCGCCGCCGGGCTGCCGCCATATCTGCGCGGGCCGTACAGCACCATGTACGTCAAGAATCCCTGGACCATCAGGCAGTACGCCGGTTTCAGCACCGCCGAGGAATCCAACGCTTTCTACCGCCGTAACCTGGCCGCTGGGCAGAAAGGTTTGTCGGTAGCGTTTGACTTGGCCACGCACCGGGGCTATGACTCAGACCACCCGCGGGTGGTAGGTGATGTGGGCAAGGCCGGCGTAGCCATCGACTCTATTCTGGATATGAAGATCCTGTTCGACCAGATTCCGCTGGACCAGATGAGCGTTTCCATGACCATGAACGGCGCGGTGTTGCCTATCCTGGCCTTCTATATTGTGGCCGCCGAGGAACAGGGCGTAAAGCCGGAGCAATTGAGCGGCACCATCCAAAACGATATTCTCAAGGAGTTTATGGTGCGCAACACCTACATTTATCCGCCGGAACCCAGCATGAAGATCATCGCTGATATTTTCGCGTACACCTCGCGGCACATGCCCAAGTTCAACTCTATCTCCATCTCGGGCTACCACATGCAGGAAGCCGGGGCGACGGCTGATTTGGAGCTTGCCTATACCTTGGCGGACGGCCTAGAATACGTTCGCACCGGTTTGGCCGCGGGCATGGACATTGACACCTTCGCGCCGCGGTTATCGTTTTTCTGGGCCATCGGCATGAACCACTTCATGGAAATTGCCAAGATGCGTGCCGCCCGTATGCTCTGGGCAAAAATCATCAAACAATTCAACCCGAAGAGCGATAAATCCCTGGCTTTGCGCACGCACTGCCAAACCAGTGGCTGGAGTTTGACCGAACAGGACCCGTTCAACAACGTGGCCCGCACCACCGTGGAAGCCATGGCCGCTGCCCTGGGCGGAACCCAGAGTCTGCATACCAACGCCCTGGACGAAGCCATTGCCTTACCTACCGATTTCTCGGCGCGCATTGCCCGTAACACCCAGATTTACCTGCAGCAGGAAACGCACATCACCAAGACCGTAGACCCGTGGGGCGGCTCGTATTACGTAGAGGCTCTCACCCATGAACTCGCCCATAAAGCCTGGGATTTGATTCAGGAAGTAGAGCGCCTGGGTGGCATGTCCAAAGCCATAGAAACCGGTTTGCCTAAAATGCGAATTGAAGAAGCCGCCGCCCGCAAGCAGGCGCGCATTGATGCCGGCAAAGACGTGATTGTAGGTGTCAACAAGTTTAAGCCGGAGTCTGAGCAGCCCCTGGAGATTCTGGACATTGACAACACCGCCGTGCGCGAAGCCCAATTGGCCCGTTTAGCCCACCTGCGTGAAAACCGCGATGATGCCGCCGTCTTTGCGGCCATGGACGCGCTCACTAACGCCGCAGAAACCGGGGAAGGCAACTTGCTGGAATTAGCAGTGCAGGCCGCCCGCGTGCGGTGCAGTTTAGGGGAGATTTCGTATGCCTTAGAAAAAGTATTCGGCCGCCACAGGGCCACCATCAGATCCATATCCGGCGTGTACAGTTCAGAGATTTCAGACGACGAGAACTTCGGCAAGGCCCAGGCTTTAGCTGATCAATTTGCTGCCCAGGAAGGCCGCAGACCAAGAATCATGGTCGCCAAAATGGGCCAGGACGGCCATGACCGCGGCTCCAAAGTCATCGCCACCTCCTTCGCGGATTTAGGCTTTGACGTGGACCTGGGACCGCTGTTCCAAACCCCAGAGGAAGTTGCCCTGCAAGCCGCCGAAAACGACGTGCACGTGGTAGGAGTCAGCAGCCTGGCCGCCGGTCACAAAACCTTGATTCCTTCGTTGATTGCCGAATTGAAAAAGCTGGGCCGCGAGGACATTATGGTGATTGCCGGTGGCGTGATTCCGGCGCAGGATTACCAGTTTCTGTTTGATGCAGGCGTGTCTGGGGTATTTGGGCCGGGCACTGTGATCAGCGTGGCCGCGCAGGAGATTCTAGAGAAGTTATTGAAGGGGTAG
- a CDS encoding DUF4440 domain-containing protein: MTQQTDTSSENQLDSTTDHVLQAAKQGLDGQVDAWNAGDLRAAMDFYWNSPDMLWISKNGVDKGWQPVLDMFEQDFADRSTMGTYTYEPLHLENLGPAAALYVIQWKIELDGKRLMGGISSQVWKKMDSRWVITSEHAS; the protein is encoded by the coding sequence ATGACCCAACAGACTGACACATCTTCGGAAAACCAATTGGACTCCACCACTGACCACGTCCTGCAAGCGGCCAAACAAGGCCTGGACGGACAGGTGGACGCCTGGAACGCCGGTGACTTGCGCGCCGCCATGGACTTCTACTGGAACTCCCCAGACATGCTCTGGATCAGCAAAAACGGCGTGGACAAAGGCTGGCAACCGGTGCTGGACATGTTTGAGCAAGACTTTGCAGATCGTAGCACTATGGGCACGTACACCTATGAACCGCTGCATCTGGAAAACCTGGGCCCGGCAGCCGCGCTGTATGTGATTCAATGGAAAATTGAGCTGGATGGTAAACGCCTGATGGGCGGTATTTCGTCACAAGTCTGGAAAAAGATGGATAGTCGCTGGGTAATTACCTCTGAGCATGCTAGTTAA
- a CDS encoding STAS/SEC14 domain-containing protein yields MKKELKNALGRTYLSIEYDAQTHTVTNNWVGYQTFESVVAGANECAQVLGQFNCPKLLNDNRQVSGPWNHAVEWIATDWTPRAIANGLRCFAHVVHPDSLAGISSEEMQQSVSGFQMQIFGEIEEARKWLQVSAAAQMQA; encoded by the coding sequence ATGAAGAAAGAACTTAAAAACGCATTGGGCCGCACATACCTCTCCATTGAGTATGATGCCCAGACCCACACTGTGACCAACAATTGGGTAGGATACCAAACCTTTGAAAGTGTGGTGGCTGGGGCCAATGAATGTGCCCAGGTATTGGGGCAGTTCAATTGCCCCAAACTGCTCAATGATAACCGGCAGGTATCTGGCCCGTGGAACCACGCCGTTGAATGGATTGCCACTGACTGGACGCCCCGCGCCATTGCCAATGGTCTCCGCTGTTTTGCCCACGTGGTCCACCCAGATTCTTTGGCTGGGATTTCAAGCGAAGAAATGCAACAGTCGGTTTCCGGTTTTCAGATGCAGATTTTCGGGGAAATAGAAGAAGCCCGGAAATGGTTGCAGGTGAGTGCGGCTGCGCAAATGCAGGCGTAG
- a CDS encoding YncE family protein, translating into MKKTTLLLFLLSFSLWAVPAWAQKEASIWYFGGGAGVSFANPQEPQALKDSKMFSEEGSAVLSDAQGNLLFYTNGMQIWNRDRQLMANGSELKGHESSTQSSLILPKPGSSHLYYLFTTDFQGQSHGLQYHLIDLSKNNGLGEVTSKNNLIFAPVTEKLTAVRHQNGRDFWVITHRWNSSTFYAYLISPQGITFKPVESTIGAMHTGDNGGTIGYMKASAAGNKLAVASWAPLNKIEVFDFDNATGQVSNLVDLGKFDEAYGLEFSQDGSKLYGGKNGLNGGEARIFQFDLRAGSTDAIIHSGKQIGKSTSRKIGALQLAPDGRIYVARNASNWLGVIRNPNALGMDSDYKDAGLSLGTQKSEFGLPNFPGFYFQNIPAPTGFVVQQQQK; encoded by the coding sequence ATGAAGAAGACGACTCTACTTTTGTTCCTGCTTTCTTTCAGCCTCTGGGCGGTGCCCGCGTGGGCGCAGAAAGAAGCGTCTATCTGGTATTTTGGCGGCGGCGCGGGCGTTTCGTTTGCCAACCCACAGGAGCCGCAGGCGCTCAAAGACAGCAAGATGTTCTCAGAAGAAGGTAGCGCGGTGCTCTCAGATGCGCAGGGCAACCTGCTGTTCTACACCAACGGCATGCAAATCTGGAACCGGGACCGACAGCTGATGGCCAACGGCTCTGAGCTGAAAGGGCACGAGTCGTCCACGCAGTCGTCGCTGATTCTTCCCAAGCCGGGTTCTTCCCATCTCTATTACCTCTTCACCACAGATTTTCAGGGCCAGAGCCACGGCTTGCAGTACCATCTTATTGACCTGAGCAAAAACAACGGTCTGGGCGAAGTAACCTCTAAAAACAACCTCATCTTCGCGCCGGTCACGGAGAAACTGACCGCGGTGCGCCACCAGAACGGCCGCGATTTTTGGGTGATCACGCATCGCTGGAACAGCAGCACTTTTTACGCCTATCTTATTTCCCCGCAGGGCATCACGTTCAAACCCGTGGAAAGCACCATTGGCGCCATGCACACCGGCGACAACGGCGGCACCATTGGCTACATGAAAGCCTCAGCGGCGGGTAACAAACTGGCCGTGGCTTCCTGGGCGCCGTTGAACAAAATTGAAGTATTTGACTTTGACAATGCCACCGGCCAAGTGAGCAACCTGGTGGATCTGGGCAAGTTTGACGAAGCCTACGGCCTGGAATTTTCCCAAGACGGCAGCAAACTCTACGGTGGCAAAAACGGTTTGAACGGAGGCGAGGCCCGCATTTTTCAGTTCGATTTACGGGCTGGTTCTACTGATGCCATCATCCATTCCGGCAAACAGATAGGCAAAAGCACCAGCCGAAAAATAGGCGCACTGCAACTGGCCCCAGACGGTCGCATTTACGTGGCCCGCAACGCCAGCAACTGGCTGGGCGTGATCAGAAACCCCAACGCTTTGGGAATGGACTCAGACTACAAAGACGCCGGCCTGTCACTGGGCACCCAGAAAAGCGAGTTCGGGTTGCCCAATTTCCCCGGTTTCTACTTCCAGAACATTCCCGCGCCTACCGGCTTTGTGGTGCAACAACAGCAGAAGTAA